In Kaistella faecalis, a genomic segment contains:
- a CDS encoding DUF7010 family protein, which yields MINNFENAQHDMRTGYGYGASGVFSSGLVWLCAAAAVLRYEVNTGIWTLIIGGMMIFPLSMLIGKLAGISGSHTNGNPLGRSAMEGTVWMIMSIPLAYGLSMVKPEWFFQGMLLIIGGRYLTFSSLYGMRAYWLLGGLLAVAAWVLFALQAGAFYSALAGAVTEIIFGTVLFGLFRKSRSSSTDAVTDA from the coding sequence ATGATCAACAACTTTGAGAATGCCCAGCACGATATGAGAACAGGTTATGGCTACGGCGCTTCGGGTGTCTTCAGCTCGGGACTGGTCTGGCTCTGTGCCGCTGCTGCCGTGCTACGGTATGAGGTGAATACAGGAATCTGGACTTTAATTATCGGCGGCATGATGATCTTTCCGCTTTCTATGCTGATTGGCAAACTGGCGGGAATATCCGGCAGTCACACCAATGGGAATCCGCTTGGCAGGTCGGCCATGGAAGGGACGGTGTGGATGATTATGAGTATCCCGCTGGCTTACGGTCTTTCAATGGTAAAACCGGAATGGTTCTTCCAGGGAATGTTGCTCATTATTGGCGGACGTTATCTTACTTTTTCGAGTCTGTACGGGATGCGTGCTTATTGGCTTCTGGGCGGTCTGCTCGCCGTTGCTGCCTGGGTGCTTTTTGCGTTACAGGCCGGTGCGTTCTACTCTGCCTTAGCCGGTGCGGTGACTGAAATTATTTTTGGGACTGTGCTTTTTGGGCTTTTCAGGAAAAGCAGGAGCAGCAGCACTGATGCGGTGACGGATGCTTAA
- a CDS encoding YkvA family protein codes for MLRKLKEQVRKLKQETVPIYHALFDRRTPLAAKILAGVTVAYLLSPIDLIPDFIPGLGLLDDLLLVPLLIKATLRLIPKYVIDDIKAKIDSKEKLPAKWYYALPVVLLYGYLLFLLFGYSRKWFD; via the coding sequence ATGCTCCGCAAGTTAAAAGAACAGGTCAGAAAACTGAAACAGGAAACCGTTCCTATCTACCACGCCCTGTTCGACAGACGCACGCCACTGGCTGCAAAGATCCTGGCCGGTGTTACCGTCGCCTATCTGCTGAGTCCCATCGATCTGATTCCGGATTTCATTCCGGGCCTGGGCCTGCTGGATGACCTCCTTCTGGTGCCCCTGCTCATCAAAGCCACGTTACGCCTCATCCCAAAATACGTTATCGACGATATTAAAGCGAAGATCGACAGCAAAGAAAAACTCCCGGCGAAGTGGTATTATGCACTTCCCGTAGTGCTGCTGTATGGCTATCTGCTTTTTCTGCTCTTTGGCTACTCCCGGAAATGGTTTGACTGA
- a CDS encoding alpha/beta fold hydrolase — translation MKNRLLTALCIVLAQLFFAQTFSKNTPTSTPFFTEASDGTKLFTKVSGTGDLCIYVHGGPGMWSESFENLKGKNLESHLKMVYYDQRGSGRSGASVTNDYSVNRMVEDIEDLRKKLGADQVYLMSHSFGGIIATGYAAKYGQHLKGLILVNSTLYLNDSVMSQVAYANKLTGSKIEIKDGQYMPALGEAMGKLNEKGLMYKLLTDSHPNMDAVNAIDAKRPEENGFRNNVWNIGEYYDDFTKLTPDIKVPVLVISGTQDHAVGPQHYKLFKFPKQKVVQIRGGHLLYYENSDEFIKSVFSFIRKER, via the coding sequence ATGAAAAACAGACTTCTCACTGCCCTATGCATTGTCCTTGCGCAGTTATTCTTCGCGCAAACCTTTTCTAAGAACACACCCACCTCCACTCCATTTTTCACTGAAGCTTCCGACGGCACCAAACTTTTCACCAAAGTTTCCGGAACCGGCGACCTTTGCATTTATGTACACGGTGGTCCCGGCATGTGGAGCGAATCCTTCGAAAACCTTAAAGGCAAAAACCTGGAAAGCCACCTCAAAATGGTATATTACGACCAGCGCGGCAGCGGACGTTCCGGAGCTTCAGTAACCAATGATTATTCCGTAAACCGTATGGTGGAGGATATTGAAGACCTGCGCAAAAAACTGGGCGCAGACCAAGTCTATCTAATGTCGCACTCTTTCGGGGGCATTATCGCGACAGGTTATGCGGCGAAATACGGCCAGCACCTGAAAGGCTTGATACTGGTCAACAGCACGCTTTACCTTAACGATTCTGTCATGAGCCAGGTTGCATATGCCAATAAACTTACGGGCAGCAAAATCGAAATTAAAGACGGTCAGTATATGCCGGCACTTGGCGAAGCGATGGGCAAACTGAATGAGAAAGGTCTGATGTATAAACTCCTTACCGACAGCCATCCGAATATGGATGCGGTGAATGCTATCGATGCAAAAAGACCTGAGGAGAATGGCTTCCGGAACAACGTATGGAACATCGGTGAATATTATGATGATTTTACCAAACTTACACCGGATATAAAAGTTCCCGTTCTGGTCATTAGCGGAACTCAGGATCACGCAGTAGGTCCGCAGCACTATAAACTGTTTAAATTCCCTAAACAGAAAGTCGTACAGATCAGGGGCGGACATTTGCTGTATTACGAAAACAGTGATGAGTTTATCAAAAGTGTTTTTTCATTTATCAGGAAAGAACGCTAA
- a CDS encoding YbbC/YhhH family protein: MKRAVIFLILMVMGIAVYRAFFSTDRYTALNQQVSNCDGCTVKNEETAVDIAEEILFETYGQSRIKDQRPYEVRLLGNKVWSLKGTLNNSTVEKLVSGGMPAFGGTFEIDIDPRDGKILKIIHYK; the protein is encoded by the coding sequence ATGAAAAGAGCAGTTATATTTTTGATACTGATGGTTATGGGCATAGCGGTATACAGAGCATTTTTCAGTACAGACCGATATACCGCGCTGAACCAGCAGGTTAGCAACTGCGACGGCTGCACTGTTAAAAATGAAGAAACCGCTGTTGATATCGCTGAAGAAATTCTGTTTGAAACATACGGCCAATCCCGGATAAAGGATCAAAGACCCTATGAAGTCAGGCTGCTGGGAAATAAAGTATGGTCACTTAAAGGCACTTTAAATAATAGCACGGTAGAAAAGTTAGTCTCCGGCGGAATGCCTGCATTCGGAGGAACATTTGAGATTGATATTGATCCCCGGGACGGAAAGATTTTAAAAATAATCCATTACAAATAG
- a CDS encoding amidohydrolase family protein — translation MIRKLLSAFSLGIFVAGAAQVGYWPNDTKGKDRSLYAVKNITLYQDYRTKVENAVLVFQEGKVVASGKVNIPKNAVVIDGRGAFVYPSFIDPYATIGVEKAKRSEYNPGSTYLPTDATSAAYNDAVKADTRAVSTFTNQGKDFQDYLNQGFGSVLSFNEDGIVRGSAVLIGLGEGISSEKVIKEDAGFLLSLNKGSSRQAYPSSLVGSVALLRQLYLDADWYSKGGHLENKNTNLEAFNRYRKLPTIIETSEKWDVLRADAIGDEAATQFVFVGSGNEYQRAKEMKATNGTFILPLEYPKPFQSQDLMNVEDLDVADLKHWELAPYNAVCMAKEKVPFALTMFKLKDKNSFLDKLRDLNKKGLSKEEILQSLTEKPAQILQVSSLGNLNKGSMANFIIVSDDLFMKESVIYENWVSGKQNIINRMPDTDVRGDYQVQLNNQTYDLKIKGKITKPEAEITQNDKKGKVKLAVADYKMAMEVKLPNDSLQNYRVMLPLTDYKNRTGIAIDKDGRNIPFTIKYVKAFEPELKKDEKAKSDEPGKIWYPFSAFGAEQLASQQDYLIKNATVWTNNAKGIVKNADVKVSKGKIVQVGPGLSAGNATVIDGSNLHLTSGIIDEHTHIGLARGVNESGSNNSGEVRMSDAIDPDDVNFYRQLAGGVTSAQQLHGSANPIGGQASMVKFKWGEDPKDMMFPGAKPYIKFALGENVKQSNWGNNPNRFPQSRGGVEQAFDFWFTRALEYEKEKSTNKNYRKDLRLETMLEILKSNRFITCHSYVQSEINMLMDVADRFDFRVQTFTHILEGYKVADKMKKHGANASTFSDWWAYKEEVREAIPYNAALLLQAGVNVAINSDDAEMARRLNQEAGKAVKYGNVPQEDAWKMVTLNPAKMLQIDHKVGSIEPGKDADLVLWTDNPLSIYATVDKTFVDGTLYFDAAQQQRKDQMVKDEKNRIIQKMLFSEDTGKGNTQSAEKKQRVLYHCDTLEGEEHESHSH, via the coding sequence ATGATCAGGAAATTACTCTCTGCATTTTCTCTGGGGATTTTTGTGGCAGGCGCGGCACAGGTCGGCTACTGGCCCAATGACACCAAGGGAAAAGACCGCAGCCTCTATGCCGTTAAAAACATCACCCTTTATCAGGATTACAGAACAAAAGTCGAAAACGCCGTACTGGTCTTTCAGGAAGGCAAAGTAGTGGCTTCAGGCAAAGTGAACATCCCAAAAAACGCGGTGGTGATCGATGGCCGTGGGGCATTTGTTTATCCTTCTTTTATCGATCCCTATGCCACTATCGGTGTTGAAAAAGCCAAACGCAGCGAATACAATCCGGGCAGCACTTATCTGCCTACAGATGCGACTTCCGCGGCTTATAACGATGCGGTAAAAGCGGATACACGGGCGGTAAGCACTTTTACGAACCAGGGTAAGGATTTTCAGGATTATCTGAACCAGGGTTTCGGCTCGGTGCTGAGTTTTAATGAAGACGGAATCGTGCGCGGTTCTGCAGTGCTCATCGGTTTGGGCGAAGGCATTTCCTCCGAAAAAGTAATTAAAGAAGATGCTGGTTTTCTGCTTTCCCTGAACAAAGGAAGTTCCCGACAGGCCTACCCTTCTTCACTCGTGGGATCGGTGGCGCTGCTCCGCCAGCTTTATCTGGATGCAGACTGGTATTCAAAAGGCGGCCACCTCGAAAATAAAAACACCAATCTGGAAGCCTTCAACCGCTACCGCAAACTGCCGACCATTATTGAAACTTCAGAAAAATGGGATGTTCTAAGAGCTGATGCCATTGGTGATGAAGCTGCGACGCAGTTTGTATTCGTAGGTTCAGGCAACGAATACCAGAGAGCCAAAGAAATGAAAGCGACCAACGGAACCTTCATTCTTCCGCTCGAATATCCGAAACCGTTCCAGAGCCAGGACCTCATGAATGTGGAAGACCTGGATGTCGCGGACCTTAAGCACTGGGAACTGGCGCCCTACAACGCGGTGTGTATGGCGAAAGAAAAAGTGCCTTTTGCGCTGACCATGTTTAAACTTAAGGATAAAAACTCCTTCCTTGATAAACTCAGAGACCTGAATAAAAAAGGGCTTTCCAAAGAAGAAATCCTGCAGTCGCTCACCGAAAAGCCGGCACAGATCCTTCAGGTAAGTTCGCTCGGAAATCTTAATAAAGGTTCTATGGCGAATTTCATCATTGTTTCTGATGACCTTTTTATGAAGGAGTCGGTGATTTATGAGAACTGGGTTTCCGGTAAGCAGAATATCATCAACCGCATGCCCGATACCGATGTGCGCGGCGATTATCAGGTGCAGCTTAATAACCAGACCTATGATTTGAAGATCAAAGGAAAAATCACAAAGCCCGAAGCGGAAATTACCCAAAACGATAAGAAAGGTAAAGTAAAACTCGCCGTAGCGGATTATAAAATGGCGATGGAAGTAAAACTGCCGAACGATTCGCTGCAGAATTACCGGGTAATGCTCCCGCTTACCGATTATAAAAACAGAACAGGAATCGCCATTGATAAAGACGGCAGAAACATTCCGTTTACGATTAAATACGTAAAGGCTTTCGAACCTGAACTTAAAAAAGATGAAAAGGCCAAAAGCGATGAACCCGGAAAAATCTGGTATCCGTTTTCTGCTTTCGGTGCGGAACAGTTGGCTTCGCAGCAGGATTATCTGATTAAGAACGCAACGGTGTGGACCAACAATGCTAAAGGCATCGTAAAAAATGCCGATGTAAAGGTTTCCAAAGGGAAAATCGTACAGGTAGGACCCGGACTTTCTGCCGGAAACGCTACCGTTATTGACGGAAGCAACCTTCACCTGACCAGCGGCATCATCGATGAGCACACGCATATCGGGCTTGCACGCGGCGTAAACGAATCCGGAAGTAATAACTCCGGCGAAGTGCGCATGAGCGACGCCATCGATCCTGATGATGTAAATTTCTACCGTCAGCTCGCGGGCGGGGTTACTTCTGCTCAGCAGCTTCATGGTTCGGCCAATCCGATTGGCGGACAGGCCTCAATGGTCAAATTCAAATGGGGCGAAGATCCTAAAGACATGATGTTCCCGGGCGCAAAACCCTACATTAAATTCGCTTTGGGGGAAAATGTGAAGCAGAGCAATTGGGGCAATAACCCAAACCGTTTCCCGCAATCGCGTGGCGGTGTGGAGCAGGCGTTTGACTTCTGGTTTACCCGTGCACTGGAATATGAAAAGGAAAAAAGCACCAATAAAAACTACCGCAAAGACCTCCGGTTGGAAACCATGCTTGAGATCCTCAAAAGCAACCGTTTCATTACCTGTCACTCCTATGTGCAGAGTGAAATCAATATGCTCATGGATGTAGCTGACCGTTTCGATTTCCGGGTGCAGACCTTTACCCACATTCTTGAAGGCTATAAAGTAGCCGACAAAATGAAAAAGCACGGCGCCAATGCCTCTACGTTCTCCGACTGGTGGGCATACAAGGAAGAAGTGCGGGAAGCCATTCCTTACAACGCGGCGCTTTTGCTGCAGGCGGGTGTAAATGTCGCGATCAATTCTGATGACGCGGAAATGGCAAGAAGGCTGAATCAGGAAGCGGGTAAAGCCGTGAAGTACGGAAATGTTCCTCAGGAAGACGCCTGGAAAATGGTAACGCTCAATCCTGCGAAGATGCTGCAGATCGATCATAAAGTGGGAAGCATTGAGCCGGGGAAAGATGCTGATCTGGTACTCTGGACGGATAATCCTTTAAGTATTTATGCGACGGTGGATAAAACTTTTGTCGACGGAACCCTTTATTTTGACGCAGCGCAGCAGCAGCGAAAAGACCAGATGGTAAAAGACGAGAAAAACAGGATCATCCAAAAGATGCTCTTCTCTGAAGATACCGGAAAAGGCAACACCCAAAGTGCTGAAAAGAAACAGCGCGTTCTCTACCACTGCGACACTTTGGAAGGCGAAGAACATGAGTCCCACTCCCATTAA